From the genome of Halomonas sp. LR3S48:
CTGCCACATTCATCTCTACCTGCCCGGCTTCGAGGCCCAGCCCGGCGGGCCCGGCATCGCCGAGCTGGCGACGCCCGCGGACTACGCCAAGGTGCAGGCGCGCCTGGGGCTGGAGCGGGTGGTAGTCACCCAGCCGAACGCCTATCAGCTCGACAACGGCGCCCTGCTCGAGGCGCTGACCCGGTTGGGAACGACCTCCGCCCGCGGGGTGGCAGCGGTGACACCGCAGACGCCTGGCGCGGCGTTGCGCGCCTGGCACGAGAAGGGTGTGCGCGGGGCGCGGATCATGAACCTGCCCGGCGGCGCGGTGACCCATGCCAGCATGCTCGAGGTCGAGCGCCTGATCCGCCCGCTGGGTTGGCACCTGATGGTGCAGTTCAACGGTCAGCACCTGGACGATTATCTCGAAGGCCTGCAGCGCATCGAGGGGGAATACATCATCGACCACATCGGCAAGTTCATGCCGCCGGTGGCGCCAGACGATCGCCGCGTCGACGACCTCCTGCGGCTGCTAGATCGCGGCAATGCCTGGTTCAAGATCTGCGCCGGCTACGAGGCGAGCGTGACCGGTGGGCCGCGCTACGAGGACGTAGGAGCCATCGCCCGTCGAGTCATCGCCCATGCCCCCGAGCGGGTGATCTGGGGCTCGAACTGGCCCCACGTCGGCGTGCCGCGCGAGCAATATCCGGACGATGCCGAACAGCTCGACGTGCTGCTCGAGTGGGCCGGCGCCGAGGACCGCCGTCGCATCCTGGTCGACAACCCCGCCGCCCTGTACGGCTTCTGAACCCTATTGTCTGCTTGAGGAGGAAATGCATGATCGATCGTCTGTTGGTAACGGGCGCCGCCGGTGGCATGGGCCGCATCATTCGGCCCCACCTGGCGCAGCTTGCCCGCCGGGTGCGGCTGTCGGACATCGCCGATCTCGGTGAGGCGGCCGCCCATGAAGAGCTCGTGCCTTGTGATCTTGGCGATGCCGATGCTGTCAATGAGCTGGTCCAGGGGTGCGACGCCATCGTGCACCTGGGAGGGGTCTCGGTGGAGAAACCCTGGGCGAGCCTGCTGCAGGCCAACATCGTCGGCACCTACAATCTGTACGAGGCGGTGCGCCGCCATGGCAAGCCGCGGGTGATCTTTGCCAGCTCCAACCACACCACCGGGTACTACGAGCGCACGCAGCGGATCGATGCCGATGTGCCGCATCGACCCGACTCGCTCTACGGTGTGACCAAGTGTTTCGGCGAGGATCTGGCGTGTCTGTATCATGACAAGTTCGGCGTCGAGACCCTCAGCGTGCGCATCGGCTGGTGCCACCCCAAGCCGACCGATACGCGCAAGCTGGCGATCTGGCTGAGCGCCGAGGATTTCGTCAGCCTGGTGCAGCGTGCCATCGTCACGCCGCGCCTGGCCTATACCGTGGTCTACGGCTTCTCGAACAACGCCGAACGCTGGTGGGACAACAGCAAGGCCGCCTTCCTCGGCTGGGTACCGAAGGACAGCTCGGACCCTTGGCGCGAAGAGATGGAAGCACTCGATGCGAACCTCGACCCCAAGGATCCCGCTGTCATCTACCAGGGCGGGCCGTTTGCCACCTCCGGACACCCCGACGACTGACGACGGCCGAGGGACTCCTCAACGACGACCCATGATCGATGGATGGCGATATGGCAGGCAAAAGCGTTCTCAAGGCTGACTCCAAGCCACTGAAAGTCCAGAAGCTTTCACGTCAGGGAAGCCTATCCTTGCATGTCGCCGACCAGCTCGAGGCGCTGATCGTCAACGGCGGTATCAGCGTGGGCGAGAAGCTGCCGACCGAGAACGGGCTGTGCGAGGCCTTCGGCGTCAGCCGTACGGTGATCCGCGAGGCCATCACCCATCTCAAGTCGTTGGGGCTGGTCGAGACGCGCCGCGGCGTCGGCACCACCGTGCTGCGCTCGACCATCGTCGAGGCGATGCCGGCCGAGCGGATCAGCCCGACCACTGTCGAGGACATCCTCCATGTGCTCGAGCTGCGGCTCAATCTCGAACCGGCGGCGGCGGCGCTGGCCGCCGAGCGACACGACGAGGAGGATCGTCGCATCCTGAGAGAAAAGCATGCCGCCTTCATCGAGGCCAGAGCGGCTAAGTCCCAGGCGCGCGAGGAGGATTACGGATTTCACTATGCCATCGCCGCTGCCACCAAGAACCCCTTCTTCAAGGTCTTCTACGAGCAGCTGAGCCAGAGTGTGATTCCCCGCGCCAAGCTGATGAGCATCGAAATCAACACCGCGGCCACCGACAAGTACCTCGCCCGCGTGGAGGAGGAACACACCTACATTCTCGAGGCGATCCTGGCTCGAGATTCCGAGGCGGCGCGCGAAATGATGTACCAGCATCTCAACCGCGCGCGAAACATGTACGCCAAGTATCAGGAAGCCTGAAACCACGGCTCTCCTGGCGACGCGACACCGAAGAACAGGAGCCCCATATGTCCCTGGAAGGCAAGATGCTGATCGGCTGCGAGGCCGTCAGCGGCAGTTCCAAGCCCATCCACGCCGTCAATCCCGCCACTGGCGAGACGTTGGAACCCACCTACGCGGGCGGCAGCAAGGCCGAGGTCGAGCGCGCCTGTGAGCTGGCCGAGGCGGCCTTCGCGACCTACCGCGAGACTTCGCTGGAGCAGCGCGCGGCGTTCCTCGAGGCCGTGGCCGGCGAGATCGAGGCCATCGGCGACGCACTGATCGAGCGCGCCATCGCCGAGACCGGCCTGCCCCGGGCGCGCCTGGAGGGCGAGCGCGGCCGTACCTGCGGCCAGCTGCGCCTGTTCGCTTCCGTGGTGCGCGCCGGCGAATTTCTCGATCTGCGCCTCGACCCGGCCCTGCCCGAGCGTCAGCCGCTGCCCCGCGCTGACCTGCGCCAGCGCCACATTCCGCTCGGCCCCGTCGCGGTGTTCGGCGCTTCGAACTTCCCGCTGGCCTTCAGCGTGGCCGGCGGCGACACCGCCTCGGCGCTGGCCGCCGGCTGCCCGGTGATCGTCAAGGGCCACTCCGCCCACCCCGGTACCTCGGAGCTGGTCGGCCGCGCGGTACAGCAGGCCGTGGAGAAGCGCGGTCTGCCCGAGGGCGTGTTCTCGCTGCTGTTCGGCTCGGGCAGCGAGATCGGCCAGGCGCTGGTCAGTGACCCGCGCATCCAGGCGGTGGGCTTCACCGGCTCGCGCGGCGGCGGCACGGCGCTGATGAAGACCGCCCAGTCACGCCCGCAGCCGATCCCGGTCTACGCCGAGATGAGCTCGATCAACCCGGTGTTCCTGCTGCCCGAGGCGCTCAAGGCGCGCGGCGACAAGATCGCCGAGGGCTTCGTCGCCTCGCTCAACATGGGTGCGGGACAGTTCTGCACCAACCCCGGCCTGGTGATCGCGGTGAAGGGTCCCGAGCTCGACGCCTTCATCGAGGCCGCGGGCGAGGCGGTGAAGCAGAGTGGCGCCCAGACCATGCTCACCCCGGGCATCCACGCGGCTTATGAACAGGGCGTGGGTCGGCTCGCGTCGAACGCGAAGGTCAGGGAGGTCGCCCGCGGCCAGGTGGGCGAGTCGGCACACCCCTGCCAGGCCGGGCTGTTCGTTACTTCGGCGAACGACTTCCTGAACGAGACCGAACTTCAGGAAGAGGTGTTCGGCGCCACCTCGCTGGTGATCGAGTGCGCCGACCTGGAGGAAGTAAAGCGCGTGGCGGCCCAGCTCGAAGGCCAGCTCACCGCCACCCTGCAGATGGACGACGGCGACCTGGACGCAGCGAAAGCCCTGCTGCCGATCCTCGAGCGCAAGGCGGGGCGGATCCTGGCCAACGGCTGGCCGACGGGCGTCGAGGTGTGTCACGCCATGGTCCACGGCGGCCCCTACCCGGCGACCTCCGACAGCCGCACCACCTCGGTGGGCAGCGCGGCGATCTTCCGCTTCCTGCGCCCGGTGTGCTACCAGGCGCTGCCGCAAGGGCTGCTGCCGGAGCCGCTCAAGGACGGCAACCCGTGGCAGGTGTCGCGCCTGGTCGACGGCAAGCGCGAGGTGTAGCGCCAACACTTAAATGACTGGAACCTTTGGCGGCCTGCGGGCCGCCTTTTTCGTCCCGTATTTGCCATAATGGCTGCCTACCCACCTGTGGAGTCATGCATGGCCTCTCCCCCACACGATCGCCGCCAGGGACGTCCGAATTCCCCAAGACCCCCATCGGACCGTCGCGCCTCGCGCACGCCCAAGGCCCAGGTCGGCGAGGTGGCCTACCTCGAAGTGGTCACGGTCAACGAGACCGGCGCCTTCCTCGACTGGGGGCATGCGCGGGACGTGCTGTTGCCCTTCGGCGAGCAGCGCTTTCGCCCCACGCCCGGCAAGCGCGTGCTGGTGCGACTCTACGAGGACCAGCAGGGGCGGCCGGTAGCCTCGCAGAAGCTCGATCGCTTCGTCCAGGACGAGGCGACGGGGCTGGCGACGGGCGACGAGGTCGAGCTGGTCATAGCCGACGCCACCGACCTCGGCTACAAGGCAGTGGTGAATCATTGCTTCTGGGGCCTGCTCTATCGCGACGACGTCACCCGGCCGCTGCGCCGCGGCCAGCGGGTCAAGGGCTACGTGAAGCGGGTGCGCGACGACGGCCGGCTAGACCTCTCGCTGCTGCCACCGGGGGCGGCACGCCTCGACGTGGTGGGCGAGCAGGTGCTCAAGGCGCTGCGCGAGAGCGGTGGCTACCTGCCGCTCTCCGACAGCAGCGAAGCCAGTGCAATCAAGGTGCGCCTGGGGGTGAGCAAGAACGCCTTCAAGCAGGCCATCGGACGGCTCTACAAGCAGCGCCTGATCGTCATCGAAGCGCATGGAATCCGCCTGGTGCCCGGCGTCACCTCCGACCCGGCCTAGGCCGGCCGCGCTCGATGCTCAGTCGAGCGCCCTGAACTCCTCCTCGTGCAGCCAGGCGGCATGCTTGGGTGCGCGCTTGGTCTTCGACCACTCCTCGATCATGGCCGGCGCCACTTCCTTGAGCTGCTGCATCTGTTGCGGCGTGCCCTTTACGTAGGTCAGCTCCAGGCGGTGGCCGTTGGGGTCGAAGAAGTAGATGGATCGGATGATGCCGTGCTCGGTGGGTCCGACCACTTCCACGCCCTTGCTCTCCAGTTGCGCCTTCGCCGTCAGCAGGGCCGCCTCGTCGGCCACGCGGAAGGCGATGTGCTGAACCCATTCCGGTGTGTTGGGGTCGCGCCCCATCTCCGGTGAGTTGGGCAGTTCGAAGAAGGCCAGTATGTTGCCGTTGCCGGCATCCAGGAACAGGTGCATGTAAGGATCGGGCGCCTTGGTCGACGGTACGCGGTCCTCGGCGATGGCAACCAGGAACTCCATGTTGAGCTTGTCCTGGTACCACTCGACGGTTTCCTTGGCATCGCGGCAGCGATAGGCGACGTGGTGGATCTGCTGAATATTGATCATGGCGGGTCTCACGGTGGCGGGCTGGGAGCGTCAGGGCTGTTCTTGTGAATAACTAGTTTCATTTGAAACTAAAATAGAGGCGTTCGCCATGCCCTGTCAAGCCATCTTGGTGTTGCCCGAGGCCCTGCGTCATACTGCGCTCATTTCCCTTATCACGATGGAACGCTGCCGAATGAGCCAACAGACGAGCGAACGACCCTTGCGCGTGGGCGTGGTGATGGACTCCATCGCCCACCTGACCTACAAGAAGGACACCACCCTGGCCATGCTGTGGGCGGCCCAGGAGCGTGGCTGGTCACTGCACTACATGGAGCAGGAGGACCTCTTCCTGCGCGATGGGCGTGCCCATGCCCGCATGCGCGACCTGACCGCCTTTCGCAACCCCGATGACTGGTACGCGCTGGGCGCGCCCGAAGAGCGCCCGCTGGCCGAGCTCGACGCGATCCTAATGCGCAAGGACCCGCCGGTCGATGCCCACTTCCTCAATGCCGTGCATCTGCTGGGCTTTGCGGAACGCGAGGGTGTGCTGGTGGTCAATCCCACGCGGGCCCTGCTGGAGTGCAACGAGAAACTGTTTGCCCAGCAATTCCCGCAGTGCTGCACGCCGACGGTGGTCTCCTGCAGCGAGGCGGTGCTGCGCGCCTTCCACGCCGAGCATCGGGACGTGATCTTCAAGCCGCTGGACGGCATGGGCGGCAGCGGGATCTTTCACGTGCAGCCCGAGGGCCGGAACCTGGGCGCCATCATCGAGACGCTGACCGAGCGCGGCCAGCGCCAGATCATGGCCCAGCGCTACATTCCCGAGATCAAGGATGGTGATACCCGCATCCTGCTGGTTGACGGCGAGCCGGTGCCCTTCGGCCTGGCCCGGGTGCCCATGGCCGGCGAGACCCGCGGCAACCTCGCCGCCGGCGGTACCGGCACCAGCCGTGAGCTGACCGCCCGCGACCACTGGCTGATCGAGCAGGTACAGCCGATGATTCGCGAGAAGGGGCTGATGTTCGTCGGGCTCGACGTGATCGGCGACTACATCACCGAGATCAACGTGACCAGTCCCACCTGCGTGCGCGAAATCGACGACCAGCGCGGCACCGACATCGCCGGCCTGCTGATGGATGCCATCGAGCGGCGCCTGGCGCAGCGCTCCTAGCGCCAGTTACAACCAGCGTTCTGTTAGGGAAGGAGGTTGGGCTCCATTCATGGCGGCCTCGATCAGCGACTCCATTCACTACGCTCCGGTCACGCGGCCCTACCGCCGCTGGCTGGCGCTGTCGGCCGCGCTATTGCTGCATCTGGCACTAATCGGCGTGGTGGCGAGCTGGCAGTTTGCCCCGGCTCCGGCCGAGCGCACGAGCCTTGACGTGGTGCTGGTGACGCGCCCGGCGGAGGCGCCGGTGGAGGCCGAGGCCATCGCCGAGGCGGATCAGCAGGCGGCCGGCGAGCAGGCCGAGGAAACTCCCGCCGAGCGCCGGGCGGCACCGCTGGACGAGCTACCCGTACTCGAGTCGCCGGAAAGCACCGTGGAGCCGGCCATGCCGGCAGATGTCGAGACAGCTGAGCGCCCTTCCGCCGAGCCCGAGCCCGCCGAATCCGAGCAAGCCAGTGAAGCAGCGTCGACGGAGCCGCGCGAGAGTGAGCCCCAAGCGTCGGAATCGGCCTCAGCGCCGACCGCCGTAGCGCCTTCGGCCTCGGGGCGTGACCTGCTGGCCCAGGCCACCAGCAGCATTCGTCAGCAGGGGCTCGACGCCGGCCTCGCCGGTTCGGCCGACGACTCGCCACGCTCGGCGGCCCAGCGCGCTGCCGAGGCGCGCTACATCGACGACTGGACACGGCGCGTCGAGGATTACGGCAACCGCGTCCATCCCGCCCCGCTCCACCTGCACGGCCAGTTGCGCATTCGCGTAGTGATCGGACGAGATGGTCAGCTTCGCCAGGCGGAGGTGGTACAATCCTCAGGACATACCGAACTCGATCAGGCGGCACTGGATACCGTGCACGGTGCCGGGCCCTACCGGCCCTTCGACAGCACCATGGGGGAACTGGACAGTCTCTCCATCACCCGCGTCTGGCGGTTCGGGGAAGGTAATCATTTTGGCGTGCGCTAGGGTCATTGGTTCGCCGCCCGGGAGTCCCATGCAATCCGTGCAAAACCTAGGCTTGAGACATCATTTTCTGCTGGCGATGCCGCATCTGGAAGATCCCAACTTTGCCGGCACCCTCAGCTATCTCTGTGACCACGACGAGAACGGCACCATGGGCGTGATCGTCAATCGGCCGCTGGAGATCAACCTGGATGCGTTGTTCGAACAGCTCGAACTCGACGGTGAGGAGAGCCCGCATCGCAGTGCGCCGGTCTACTACGGCGGCCCGACCCACAAGGATCGCGGCTTCATCCTGCACCGGGGCTCCAGCGAGCCTTGGGATTCCAGTATCCAGGTGGACGACGACATCGCCCTGACCACCTCCATGGACATCCTGCTGGCACTGGCCGCCGGCAACGGGCCGGAGGAGTTCCTGGTGTGCCTGGGCTGTGCCGGCTGGGAGGCGGGCCAACTCGAGCAGGAGCTCAAGGACAACGCCTGGCTCACCGTCGAGGCGGAGGGCGACATCCTGTTCAAGATACCGCCGGAGCAGCGCCTGAGCGCCGCCGCCGGCATCCTCGGTGTGGACCTCAACTTGATGTCGCGGGAGGCCGGGCACTCGTGACATTCGCGCTGCAACGGCCTGCACTCGGCCATACTGCGTTGCTCAGAGACAAGAAATGCTCATTTACACCCAAGTAAACTCCGCTTCCTTGCCTCTGAGCACCTTGTCTGACCTTCGTTCGTCGCGTTGCAGCATCGAATGTGGGGTCGAGGGGGCAAGATGTCCGGCCAGCGCCTGATCCTGGCCTTCGACTTCGGCACCCGCCGTATCGGCGTGGCGGTGGGCAACGAACTGCTCGCCAGCGCCCGCCAGCTCGAACCGCTGCCGGCCCGCGACGGCATCCCCGACTGGGACGTCGTCACGCGGCTGGTCGAGGAGTGGCAGCCGGACCTGTTCGTGGTGGGGCTGCCGCTCAACATGGACGGCAGCGAGTCGGAGATGAGCTTGCGTGCGCGCAAGTTCGGCAAGCGCCTCTATGGCCGCTACGGCAAGCCCTGCGAGATGGTCGACGAGC
Proteins encoded in this window:
- a CDS encoding amidohydrolase family protein gives rise to the protein MTAIPANTRPLEGPAPRLETPPGATDCHIHLYLPGFEAQPGGPGIAELATPADYAKVQARLGLERVVVTQPNAYQLDNGALLEALTRLGTTSARGVAAVTPQTPGAALRAWHEKGVRGARIMNLPGGAVTHASMLEVERLIRPLGWHLMVQFNGQHLDDYLEGLQRIEGEYIIDHIGKFMPPVAPDDRRVDDLLRLLDRGNAWFKICAGYEASVTGGPRYEDVGAIARRVIAHAPERVIWGSNWPHVGVPREQYPDDAEQLDVLLEWAGAEDRRRILVDNPAALYGF
- a CDS encoding FadR/GntR family transcriptional regulator, translating into MDGDMAGKSVLKADSKPLKVQKLSRQGSLSLHVADQLEALIVNGGISVGEKLPTENGLCEAFGVSRTVIREAITHLKSLGLVETRRGVGTTVLRSTIVEAMPAERISPTTVEDILHVLELRLNLEPAAAALAAERHDEEDRRILREKHAAFIEARAAKSQAREEDYGFHYAIAAATKNPFFKVFYEQLSQSVIPRAKLMSIEINTAATDKYLARVEEEHTYILEAILARDSEAAREMMYQHLNRARNMYAKYQEA
- the gshB gene encoding glutathione synthase — protein: MSQQTSERPLRVGVVMDSIAHLTYKKDTTLAMLWAAQERGWSLHYMEQEDLFLRDGRAHARMRDLTAFRNPDDWYALGAPEERPLAELDAILMRKDPPVDAHFLNAVHLLGFAEREGVLVVNPTRALLECNEKLFAQQFPQCCTPTVVSCSEAVLRAFHAEHRDVIFKPLDGMGGSGIFHVQPEGRNLGAIIETLTERGQRQIMAQRYIPEIKDGDTRILLVDGEPVPFGLARVPMAGETRGNLAAGGTGTSRELTARDHWLIEQVQPMIREKGLMFVGLDVIGDYITEINVTSPTCVREIDDQRGTDIAGLLMDAIERRLAQRS
- a CDS encoding NAD-dependent epimerase/dehydratase family protein, translated to MIDRLLVTGAAGGMGRIIRPHLAQLARRVRLSDIADLGEAAAHEELVPCDLGDADAVNELVQGCDAIVHLGGVSVEKPWASLLQANIVGTYNLYEAVRRHGKPRVIFASSNHTTGYYERTQRIDADVPHRPDSLYGVTKCFGEDLACLYHDKFGVETLSVRIGWCHPKPTDTRKLAIWLSAEDFVSLVQRAIVTPRLAYTVVYGFSNNAERWWDNSKAAFLGWVPKDSSDPWREEMEALDANLDPKDPAVIYQGGPFATSGHPDD
- a CDS encoding VOC family protein — protein: MINIQQIHHVAYRCRDAKETVEWYQDKLNMEFLVAIAEDRVPSTKAPDPYMHLFLDAGNGNILAFFELPNSPEMGRDPNTPEWVQHIAFRVADEAALLTAKAQLESKGVEVVGPTEHGIIRSIYFFDPNGHRLELTYVKGTPQQMQQLKEVAPAMIEEWSKTKRAPKHAAWLHEEEFRALD
- the ruvX gene encoding Holliday junction resolvase RuvX, which encodes MSGQRLILAFDFGTRRIGVAVGNELLASARQLEPLPARDGIPDWDVVTRLVEEWQPDLFVVGLPLNMDGSESEMSLRARKFGKRLYGRYGKPCEMVDERGSTREAKAIARESGLLRNPNKSYRDEGVDGIAAVLILESWFARREGLPSRE
- a CDS encoding energy transducer TonB → MAASISDSIHYAPVTRPYRRWLALSAALLLHLALIGVVASWQFAPAPAERTSLDVVLVTRPAEAPVEAEAIAEADQQAAGEQAEETPAERRAAPLDELPVLESPESTVEPAMPADVETAERPSAEPEPAESEQASEAASTEPRESEPQASESASAPTAVAPSASGRDLLAQATSSIRQQGLDAGLAGSADDSPRSAAQRAAEARYIDDWTRRVEDYGNRVHPAPLHLHGQLRIRVVIGRDGQLRQAEVVQSSGHTELDQAALDTVHGAGPYRPFDSTMGELDSLSITRVWRFGEGNHFGVR
- a CDS encoding aldehyde dehydrogenase (NADP(+)), producing MSLEGKMLIGCEAVSGSSKPIHAVNPATGETLEPTYAGGSKAEVERACELAEAAFATYRETSLEQRAAFLEAVAGEIEAIGDALIERAIAETGLPRARLEGERGRTCGQLRLFASVVRAGEFLDLRLDPALPERQPLPRADLRQRHIPLGPVAVFGASNFPLAFSVAGGDTASALAAGCPVIVKGHSAHPGTSELVGRAVQQAVEKRGLPEGVFSLLFGSGSEIGQALVSDPRIQAVGFTGSRGGGTALMKTAQSRPQPIPVYAEMSSINPVFLLPEALKARGDKIAEGFVASLNMGAGQFCTNPGLVIAVKGPELDAFIEAAGEAVKQSGAQTMLTPGIHAAYEQGVGRLASNAKVREVARGQVGESAHPCQAGLFVTSANDFLNETELQEEVFGATSLVIECADLEEVKRVAAQLEGQLTATLQMDDGDLDAAKALLPILERKAGRILANGWPTGVEVCHAMVHGGPYPATSDSRTTSVGSAAIFRFLRPVCYQALPQGLLPEPLKDGNPWQVSRLVDGKREV
- a CDS encoding YqgE/AlgH family protein → MQSVQNLGLRHHFLLAMPHLEDPNFAGTLSYLCDHDENGTMGVIVNRPLEINLDALFEQLELDGEESPHRSAPVYYGGPTHKDRGFILHRGSSEPWDSSIQVDDDIALTTSMDILLALAAGNGPEEFLVCLGCAGWEAGQLEQELKDNAWLTVEAEGDILFKIPPEQRLSAAAGILGVDLNLMSREAGHS
- a CDS encoding S1 RNA-binding domain-containing protein, with amino-acid sequence MASPPHDRRQGRPNSPRPPSDRRASRTPKAQVGEVAYLEVVTVNETGAFLDWGHARDVLLPFGEQRFRPTPGKRVLVRLYEDQQGRPVASQKLDRFVQDEATGLATGDEVELVIADATDLGYKAVVNHCFWGLLYRDDVTRPLRRGQRVKGYVKRVRDDGRLDLSLLPPGAARLDVVGEQVLKALRESGGYLPLSDSSEASAIKVRLGVSKNAFKQAIGRLYKQRLIVIEAHGIRLVPGVTSDPA